In the genome of Brachypodium distachyon strain Bd21 chromosome 3, Brachypodium_distachyon_v3.0, whole genome shotgun sequence, the window AGGTGTATGTTAGTGATGCAAAAGATCTGCATATTCTTAGGAACAGAAGATGGGGCCTTAAATCGTAAGTTGAAATAAGTGTCAGGTTAGATCTATAGCAATTGCATTGCACGCGCATTTTTACAAATGTAGATGTGTGTGCATGGCATTTCTTCAGAAAGAGGAGTCATACCGAAACTCTTGAGATCAGTTCTTACCTATTTATAATGAGATATGGAACCGTGTCTCCATCCAGTCTGAATTGTGGAATATAATCAAAGATCATATATGCGCATGCTATTCCtgatgattttgatttttaatttgtactagtGCTATCTGAAACTTTGGATCCACCATATGTTTTCTATCTCTGGAGTTTACATGATCAATCAGCATGGAATTAACCTAGAACAGATTACTAGTTTTCTCTGAGTTCACGATAGATGTGTTTCTCTAGAACTCAGGGCTTATTCGGTTTACAGGATTTTGAAATCATGGGAATAGGAAAAGTAGAGGATTGAGATGTCATGGGCATTCcaatccttaggaattttcCATGAGGTCTCACCTAATGTGTAGAATTCTTTGGAATTAGGTCAATTTTGGATCAATCCTTAGGAATCTATGATCTCAATTCCTGTGAAACGAATCCTAAAGataggaaaaattcctaaggGTTGAAATCCTGTAAAAATCCTCCACATATCCTACAAACCGAATGGCTGATGAATCGTTGATCTTTTGTAGTACCTTAAGTATGATAGTCAGAATGATTGGGTTTAATTTCATACTGGTTTTACCTGACTAACCTGTCAGTGCTCATGATTATTTCAGGTCTTGTCATATCTAGTGCAACCGTGCCCAGAAAACCGTAGTTGGATGGACTTGATCGCTGATATCATTTTGTTGATTTTCACAGATATCATACTGGTCATTGGTGCCGTTGTGGCTGGATATCTCTTTTCTGTGGTACAACATGGATTTGGTCCATCAAGTTCTGAAAAGGTATCTGATGTAGTACTATATTGGGTTTCAGTTGTCCATTAAAGTAGAGTTTTTCTTGTGGAATATGTAGTTCGTTTTcttcatgttttctttttaaatAGGATCCCCATTGTTGTTTCAGTTATAGCGGGCTGAAATAGTGATTTGATATTTGATTTCTGAGACAAAACCCCTGCTTACATAGTAATCTCCGTTCTCAATCTAGATAGAAGCACCTGAAGACGAGAAACAAGAAAGCAGCACTGTAGGAAAGCCGCCTTTGGTTGTGGAGAGCCTTAAAGAGGAACCAAGCGCTGGATGGCCATCTTTTGGGACACTTGTTGCTGATCTACTGAAACTTGCTATTGAGGGCGTGGGGAGTCTTCTATTCAACATTGTCCCGTCACGCCTCCAACGTGTGAAGAGAAAAACAGGCCTCACTCCTCTCAAAGACAGGCTTGTCATGCCTGAAGACAGAGAGGAGACACCAATAGCCCAGAAGCTAAGTAGCACCCCCATGAGGACCGAGACGCTCCATGCTCCTAACACTGTTAATGAGACTGCGCCAAAGGCTCAGAAAAGCATCAAATCATCATCCAAATTCAGGGATTCTACTCTGTCAAGCAAGCACCGGTCCACCAAGAGGCCAGAATACGCTGAGTTCTACGGTTCATCCGAAACACCTCAAGCAAGCGCAAAGGTCCCAAAAGACCGACTCCGCCACCGTCACCGGGAGAAAAGTGGGGAGGTTGCCTACGGGAGTGGTCATCCAGAGCCCAAGCCCGCTGAGATGAAACCTGCGGATTACAACGATCCGAAGTATGATCACTACAACATGAGGAACAAATATGGCACCGACACCGGATTCAGGTATTAACTGATGGTGATGGTGATAGTGATAGTGATGCTGGGGCTCTTGTTATCACGCCTAGCGGTGTATGTGCTGATATTAACTTCCAATTGCAAAAGCACAAAGCTGCTGCTCATGGGTCATTGTCTCACCCTTTTTTCCGCCCATCAGATATTCAGATGTGGCAGGTAAAACCAGTCTAGCTATCTTAGGTGGGTGGGGGAACCTGTGCATCAGTTGACATCCTGTATCTCGTATGCTTTTCCATCAAGCTGGATGTAATTTTCACAGATTGACATGTAGCCTGTTAACTTGATCTGCTATCTCCACACATCTGTTCGTCGCTTGTGTTGTGGAACTGCAATGCGTGACAGATTGACATGTATATCAGTTGAGACCTGCGTTCAGGGCAGGGGCGTAAAACTTTCTGCGCCAGCTGTTTGCATTGTCCCGTTAAAGGCACTGTTTGGAATTTCTCAAGACTTCCAGTTCATCCCCACCGGAACTCAGAAACAAAATTTCAAAGGTTCCAGCCAGTGCCTTGCAGGAGTATGGCCAAGTAGGATGCATTCAGCTGCTCCTGTTCCTCGCTGAGCTGCCCCTGAGAGCGAAGTCTCAATGTATATGGTCTGTCTGTCCCGGTCGAGCCCTGCAAAGCAGAtgcagaggaggagagaagagagttTGCTCGAAAAAGATGGCGTGATTTGTGCCGGTCTGAGTCCTAACTGACATGTGACGGTGGGAATGCTAGGCGAAGAAGCGGAGAGCTCTCCTTTTGGAATGCTAGGCGAAGAAGAGCCATGTAAGCTGGTCTTATTCCAATGTAATGTTGGTCATATGCAACGAGGCGTGTAGTATGGCTGGGCGCCACTCACTCCTGGGCTAGGAACTTCCAGCATGTGGCCCCTCTTGGGCTCTTTTTCTTGAGTGTACGAGAGGAAGGAAGGGTCGCTTTGCTTACCCGAAAGAAAGACTTTAGCGCTAGTGTTGACTCAACCTTCTCTGTGTCGAGAGTCCTTAACCATGATGACAAACCCACGCGATAAAGCTCCATGTGCCGGTTGCATTTCTGGTTCGTTACTTTGTTTGGCATCCCTGTGTGATgacctaaaaaaaaggagcttCAGGCAGGGTCTCTGGAATTTGGCTATGGCACCGTAGGCTTGACCTTCTCAAAATAAACCGTCATTGATTAATCGTGGAGACAACATTCATGCATGTGCTTGACCCTGCCCCGATTAATTAGAGCAAACAAAGCGCAAATTCTGGCTGGCTCACAACAGCCTAAAGAAAAAGTCAGGCCGTCAAACATGTCCTCGGATCGTTAGCCCAGAGCTTGGCATCAGGCGTTCACCGGTGCCAAATATGTCCTCGTCAAACAAAAATTTGCACGACTGTTATACCTGCAGGAAAAAATGTGGAATTTGAAGAGATTGCAAACCTACGTCTGCTATTTTGTGTGGAATCGTCCACCGCTCGACTGGTCtcgtctttttcttttgaggattttttttgtacgAGTACTAAGTCCTTGCGATGGACTGTTCTTGGAActcccgtgcgccgccgctaATATTCTGCCAGTCTTGTTGTTGTCACTGATGGAGAAATTTGAGTTTGGAACAATCGGATTTCCTGATGCTCTCCTGATCACATATGGCAACGAACAATGGCGTAAACTTGATGGCATTAACATGTACacttgcaagaaaaaaaaaaggataataTGGACGTCGACCGGCTTTACTTGCTTATATTATTCGTACAACTTATTACCCTAAAAAAGAATTCAAGGTGCCAACTTCAACTTGGGTTATTTCCAGGCCTGTGGCACAACAAGTGACACCAAGATTGAGAAACCAACTGTTAGCCAGCCTCACACATCCACTGCATCCCTGGTCCAATAGAATCAAGACAAGTGTGCCCATTGGCCATCAGCTGCACATCCACGGCTGGCAGAAAATTCGTTGCCGAACAAGAAAGGCAAGAGCCAAATGGCACGTAACTGCTGACTAATACCCATCGCCGTTTCCCCATCCGATCATCGCAACACCGATCATCACAGACCAATTATACATATAATGATAATGGATTGACCACGGAACTGTTCAACAATGATGCATACTTAGCAGCATCCATCACATCGGTTATGTCGTCAGCTTATCCTCTGATGAgagccacacacacacacacacacacatgcagcACAGAACAACCTGTTGATTTCGCAAAAATAATGATCCCTTCCATAGATTCAACGGTAGGTAATAATCAGGAATTGACGTTTGGCGAAAACTTCTACGCTGGATTGAACAGCCGGAGAGAGATATGTACTCCCTTTTTGGTTGATTGCTGATCAGGCCACGTAACCGGTAGTAAAATGAACGCGACGtgtcaaaagaagaaaaaaaaatttgaatgcGAGATGTGTGCACGAAAATCCTTCGTTTCTGATTGGAggagggaaaagaaaagcaaaaaaaaataaatcctgcagctcgaactggCGAACATCGGATGGTGGCCGGAGGGGACAGACGGTCCTGCCACAGTTCGGTGCTCTGCAGAGCTTAGCTGCAGTCCATATCCGACTGCAAAGCCTGAAATGGAATCCAAGCCCTACTTCACCCTTTTCTCTGATCACTGGACACCTTTTCTTTCGCGAAAGGCTTTTAGATTTTAAGACAGGGAAATGAGTTGTGTCTGGAATCCAAAGCCGTTGTCTGTTTCTTCTCCACAGTTATTTTTGCTAGTCTTTTATCCAAAATAAATCTAACATATACGATACTAAATTATTTAGGTTAAATTTGTCATGATATGTCTTTTATTGGTTTTGCTAATTCTAAGGCGATCGAGAAATAACTAAATCAGAGTGGACTAAATCAGAGTGGATGCTACCAATCATCTGATCCAATTATTACGTTTCGTAAAAGATTCATACAATTACAAATGATAAAAGAAATATTAATCGGATCGCTATGATCGTCGACCGAGAAATATACACACTTCGTACTTTTAGTGTAtacatgcattcaaatttaatcaaaattgaaacATCCTTTGTTAGACGAGAAAGTACGATAAAACTATGAATTTTGTTGaaatttttaatcaaatagaccCTTGAATTATACTTTCTGACTCCAAACCGGCTAGATTCTATTTTGTCATAACGTCTAAAAGCAAGTTCCCTAGGGAAGATTGGTGGAGAGGGGGATGAGAGGCGAAGCAGAACTTGCTAGTAGCTGTAGCTCCTGCTAGGATCGGGCAGAATAGCGTAGGACATGTAGGAGTAGCTGAGGTAGGACCCTTGCTAGCTAGCCGACGTAGGTTGTTTCCCACCTCTGCCTGCTTGTCTGCAAGGCGTCGAAGACGTTGACTTTCAATACGTTGCGTAGCAGCAGCCATGCATGTCTGAGCCCGTGGCACGCCGCCCCGTACGTATCATCAATCTCTATCTTCTTTGAACGCCGATGCCTACTTTTAAGTTTATAAACAAATCAGAGCGTGATTTGACGGAACTACCCTTGCTGAAGAGGAGAGTTCGAAATTTGGTAGGATAATCTTCTTGTTTGTTAAgttaattttaaattttaattcATCGTATATACATTTCAAATTTAATTGCAGGGTAGTTCCTATTTACCTCACATCAACTATGTCAAAGTTAAATTTCAAAATGCGTGGATGCCTGTTGTTAGGAAATGGAGAGAATATTTTTCCTGAGCAATGATATACGGAGTAAGTACAAACAAATCCTTGTGATTTTTTACGATCAGACTCAATAATTCAATTGGTTTTATGTCATATAGCAGATTAAAATTTGCTTTTTTGATGGAAATATTATAGTAGAACTCTTACATCATAATTGTGAGCACCAGACTTTGAACCATGGTGAGTGAAGTCATACAcccacaactccaccaccacaccaaaAGGTGTTTCTAAAGTCACTTGTAAAATTACATCGTACGTGAAACATCTTTTTTCATGCGGTGGAAACAACTTCTTGGTAGAGATTAATTCATGGTATAGTTTATAAAAATCACATAATATTCAGTTTcaatgtttttcttattcttgAGTTCTTGGAATCTAGCTAACCAAAAGAGCATGAAGTTGCCACAATATATGggaagtaaaaaaaagtctCTAACATACAAATCATTGCGATTTCATGGGACGATTCCATGTTATTCCTTTATTAAAGAAATTCTTGAGTAATTCTCATGAACATTCCAAACCAGTCAACAAATAAATTAGGCAACATTTCGACCCAATTTGTTCATAACCTGCCACATGGCAATCATATTTGGATGTCTTAAATTTGGATATCAAGTTAGAGACGACTGAAAGATCTACTACCACACCGAGCCTAAACTTGTCCAGCTTGCGAGCAACGGTCTTTTCGTTTGATGCATCAAAGTTCTAGTCAGTTGCATTGCCTCTACTGGCCGTTTTGACATGAGGCAAGTTAAACTCAAAACCAATGCTTAGCGTGTAGTTTAAGCATCTTCTATGTTAAACAGATAAACAACGGAACATTTCTTTGTTAAATTAACAAGTAATGGAGGTGACAACAAATGGAGTAAAGATTTTAATGTGGCTCTAGTTGTATGCCATCGCGCCGTGCCAAAAAGCAACGTTGTTTGGGTTCAATGTGGTCTATGTCTTTTGACCTCGTGGATTGTTGTCTGGTGCGAGGTTTGTGTGGCACCTGTcgtcgtttttttttcatgtttgaTTCTTTTGTTTCGTCTATTAGTCTAAAGACAAATAACATTTTGACAATCTATCTTTAACGCGTTGCACACCTAGAGACATCGTGTTGAGTCGTTTGTGTACGGTTCCTAGGGAGCTATTCCAAACCACTCGGATTATATCGGTTTGTGCGAATTCAACATTTGTGTAACCTTTGATTTTACATATCGTATTCCTTATTTATTGATTCCAGCCAATCTACTTACCCTCGTTACTGTGTCAATAGACATGAAACATGAATAGCAAAATAACTCTTTTTAAAGATAGCAAAATTAACCGACACAAtcgcaaagaaaaaaaactgcgCCACCCGTTTTACAAGCGCGGCATGCACGTGGGTCCACGCTGTCAGGGAAACGGCTCCCTCGAGACAGCTGTTCCCCACGAGTACGCTTAGCATTTACcgtggccgcggcgccgctggcgaagagagagaggaaaaaaagaaagaaaaggaaaccgTGGATCCCGATGAAGCGAAACCCCCGAAGCGAGCGAAGAAAGGTTGACATGTCAGCGGCAGCAGAGGGCGGGGAGGCCTAGAAGACCCAAACCGTGGTCGGCCTCgtcccccttcttcttcctccttcctcctcctcgctttCTTCTCCGGCTCCCACGCCACCGATTCCTCTTCCACCTTGCGCAACGCGACGCAGGGCGGGGAGAAAGGTGCGCCTGCGCGAGCGCGACCATTTCTGCCTCTCGTCTCGTCTCGTCCCTGCCGTCTCCACCTAACCTAACGCCCACCTAATCGCCTCGTCAAACGCCCGCGAGGATCCAAGAAAAGGAgtggtttctttctttctttcccccctctctctctgtccgAGGGATTGGGGGCCGAGGAAACAGGGGGGTTGGTTTTGGGTGGTTCTTGGTTGCGGAGAGGCCATggacgcgccgccggcgtcgtcggCCTCGTCGCCCGTGGAGTTCCTGctccggcgcccgccgccgcgccggaggAGGCTGCCGCTGGCGGGCGCCTTCTTCGCGCCCCCGGGCCTCGCGGGCGCGCCGCTGCTACGAGCGCTGGCGTCGCTGGCCGCCGGGCTGCTCGcggcgccgcgcccgccgtcGCAGCCGCGGAACCTCGCGGCgctcgcgcgccgcctcgccctGCTGTCCGCGCTCCTCGAGTCCATCCTCCTCGACGCGCCGGGCTGCTTCTCCGACGCCGCCAACCTCTGCTTCCGCGAGCTCTACGTCATCCTCTTCCGCGCCGAGCTGCTCGTCTCCTAcgtcgcctccgccggccgcgcgTGGGCGCTGCTCCGGGGGGcccacctcgccgcctccttccgTGACCTCGAcgccgagctcgccgtcgtcctcgacgtcCTCCCCGCCtccgagctctctctctcgcacGACGCGACCGGCCATCTCGAGCTCCTCCGGGCccagtgccgccgccgcgcgcccgctCAGTACCACGACCCCGACGAGGCTGTGCTCCGCGaacgcctcctcgccgccctccgccAGTTCGAGCACGGCCTGCCGCCTGATCCCTCCCCGCTCAAAGCGCTCCTCTCCGACATCGGCATCTCCGACGCCGCGTCTTGCCAAGCTGAAATCGAGTACCTCGAGGAGCAAATCTTGAGTCAAGAAGAGGATACCGATCTCCTGCTCGTCGGTGGTGTCCTCGCCTTGCTCCGGTACAGCCTCTTCTCCCTCTTCGACCCTGCCAAAGCAAGGGCCGCCCGATGTTGGCCGTCAGCGGGCAACGGGCAGCGACTGCTGTCgtggggcggcggcagcgatgacagctccttctccttctccgtgCCTAAGGAGTTCTCCTGCCCGATTTCTTTGGATTTGATGCGCGATCCTGTGGTGGCTTCCACCGGGCAGACTTATGACAGGCCATCAATCATACAGTGGATCGGTGAGGGGCATTCCACCTGCCCGAATTCTGGACAGGCACTGGCGGACAACCGCCTTGTGCCCAATCGTGCACTCCGCAGCTTGATTTCGCAGTGGTGTGGGATGTATTGCTTCCAGTATGATTCACCAGAGAGCAATGAGGGGATGGCAGACTCTGTCGCCACAGCCTGCAGCAGCAAGGCGGCAATTGAGGCAAATAAGGCCACTGCTAGGATTTTGGTCAGAATGCTGGTGGAAAGTTCAGATAGCTCGAAGGCAGTCGCTGCTAAGGAAATTAGGATGCTGGCGAAGGCTGGAAAGCAAAACAGATCGTTCATCGCTGAGCTGGGTGCAATCCCGTCGCTCTGCAGGTTGCTGCTGTCATCTGATCTGATGGCACAGGAGAATGCAGTGACAGCGCTACTCAATCTGTCGATATATGAGCCTAACAAAACACGGATTATGGAACAGGAGGGTTGCTTGCGGCTTATTGTCAGTGTGTTGCAGAATGGGTGGACTACAGAGGCCAAGGAGAATGCAGCAGCAACGCTGTTTAGTCTTTCTGTTGTCCATGATTACAAGAAGATGATCATGAATGAGCCAGGGGCTCTGGAGGAGCTGGCTCGTATGCTAAAGAAAGGGACGCCAAGAGGGAAGAAAGATGCAGTGATGGCGCTTTTCAACCTCTCAACGCATCCAGAAAGCTCAGTCCGGATGCTTGAGTCATGTGCAGTTGTAGCTTTAATTGAGTCACTTAGGAATGACACCGTATCGGAGGAAGCTGCTGGTGCTCTGGCTCTGCTGATGAAGCAGCCTTCCGTTGTGCATCTTGTTGGGAGCTCTGAAACTGTGATCACTAGCCTCGTTGGATTAATGAGGCGGGGAACTCCAAAGGGCAAGGAGAATGCAGTGTCCGCTTTATATGAGATATGCCGTCGTGGTGGCTCAACATTGATGCGGAGAGTAGTGAAGATACCGGGGTTTAATACAGTAATGCAGAACATCACACTCACGGGAACAAAGCGCGCGAAGAAGAAAGTGGGCTTGATTGTGAAGATGTGCCAGAGAGGCCAAATACCGTCAGCAATGTCGATAGGGGCTAACTTGAGAACAGCTGATCGTTCTTTGGTAGCGAACAGCTCATTGAGGCGTGCTGCGAGCTTTGGCAGTGGAGAGTTATCAAACCCGATTTCAATATCAGTACCGGTGCCCTAGGTGGAAGCTTTCAATCTGGCATCCCCGTATATTGTTACATCTGGCGAGTTTTGTCTCAAAATTCTTTCATTTCTTGCCCAAAATGAAGGTATACAAAATTTAATCGAAAGGAATTAATACTTGCAATATGGCACGCGCGTCTGTGTTTGTGCGTGGGAAATGTGGATAACAGTGCACATATATGATAGATGTACATGTAGAGCTCCAGCTTGATGTTTGGTTTGCAAGCTTGGAAATTGTTCAATTTTTGGAAAACACTATGCTACTTGCTGTAAACTATTCTAAAACATAATTAGTAGCTTGTGTTAAGGTGACAATGTAAGGAAATGATAAAATCATTTCACTGACGGGATTGTAATATAAGTTGTAATAGAGGCTTGCACATTGgcaatgaaaaagaaagaaacttgAATGTCAAGTTGCTTAGTAGAACAAATCAGTGTCCCAACTTTTGATCAAAAAGAGCTTTCTGAGATCAGGCATCTTTATCTGCTGCCACCAACCTATTATTGGAAGCGATCCTTCTCCATGTCATGCTCATGTATGGAGGTGCTGACCTGGAAGAATATCATATGTTGTTCAAGGGGAAAGATGCTAACAACTGTTGCTGGGGCACTTCATTTTGTTGGTTTCCAGTCACCATCTTTGGGTCTTCTTCATGACAAACCGTGTGGAACGCTGTGTTCGCTGGTGATGGAAATT includes:
- the LOC100824092 gene encoding uncharacterized protein LOC100824092 produces the protein MRLRSLPPLSLLLLLFVLLQSEANAFASPTDNIVRQLSSVVKWPRGSSPHSPKQSSHSQYDGNVALQFESGYFVETLVEGDKLGVTPHTIRVSPLEGGELLAVDSAHSNIVRITPPLSEYSRARLVAGSFQGHAGHIDGKPIDARFKRPTGVAVDDTGNVYIADTANLAIRKIGDSGVTTIAGGKSNIPGYRDGPSEDAKFSTDFDVVYVKKMCSLLVIDRGNAALRKIALPQEDCTYQDAALLSSDIILVIGAVVAGYLFSVVQHGFGPSSSEKIEAPEDEKQESSTVGKPPLVVESLKEEPSAGWPSFGTLVADLLKLAIEGVGSLLFNIVPSRLQRVKRKTGLTPLKDRLVMPEDREETPIAQKLSSTPMRTETLHAPNTVNETAPKAQKSIKSSSKFRDSTLSSKHRSTKRPEYAEFYGSSETPQASAKVPKDRLRHRHREKSGEVAYGSGHPEPKPAEMKPADYNDPKYDHYNMRNKYGTDTGFRY
- the LOC100824705 gene encoding U-box domain-containing protein 4; protein product: MDAPPASSASSPVEFLLRRPPPRRRRLPLAGAFFAPPGLAGAPLLRALASLAAGLLAAPRPPSQPRNLAALARRLALLSALLESILLDAPGCFSDAANLCFRELYVILFRAELLVSYVASAGRAWALLRGAHLAASFRDLDAELAVVLDVLPASELSLSHDATGHLELLRAQCRRRAPAQYHDPDEAVLRERLLAALRQFEHGLPPDPSPLKALLSDIGISDAASCQAEIEYLEEQILSQEEDTDLLLVGGVLALLRYSLFSLFDPAKARAARCWPSAGNGQRLLSWGGGSDDSSFSFSVPKEFSCPISLDLMRDPVVASTGQTYDRPSIIQWIGEGHSTCPNSGQALADNRLVPNRALRSLISQWCGMYCFQYDSPESNEGMADSVATACSSKAAIEANKATARILVRMLVESSDSSKAVAAKEIRMLAKAGKQNRSFIAELGAIPSLCRLLLSSDLMAQENAVTALLNLSIYEPNKTRIMEQEGCLRLIVSVLQNGWTTEAKENAAATLFSLSVVHDYKKMIMNEPGALEELARMLKKGTPRGKKDAVMALFNLSTHPESSVRMLESCAVVALIESLRNDTVSEEAAGALALLMKQPSVVHLVGSSETVITSLVGLMRRGTPKGKENAVSALYEICRRGGSTLMRRVVKIPGFNTVMQNITLTGTKRAKKKVGLIVKMCQRGQIPSAMSIGANLRTADRSLVANSSLRRAASFGSGELSNPISISVPVP